The Aquitalea magnusonii region GGGGCCGGGGTGTTGCTGGTGACGGCCTGGTTTGGCCTGCCGCTGCCAAGCCACCCCTTGTGGGTGGTGTTGTTTGGCATTCTGGGCTGTGGGGTGCTGGGTACGCTGGGGGTGATTGCCGGCATCTGGGCAGAAAAATTCGATCAACTGGCTGCTTTCCAGAACTTTTTGATCATGCCGCTGACTTTCCTCTCTGGCGTGTTCTATTCGATTAACAGCCTGCCGCCATTCTGGTATGCCGTGTCGCATGGCAACCCGGTGTTTTTCATGATTGATGGTTTTCGTTATGGCTTTTTCGGCCAGGCCGACGTCAGCCCATGGCTGTCGCTAGGCGTGGTCGGAGGCAGTTTTATTTTGCTTTCCGGGCTGGCTTTGTGGCTGATCAAGTCGGGCTACAAGCTGCGCCATTAGGATCCCTTTTCAGGATGTACACATGATTTCTGCCGAACAGGTCAAACAATACATTGCTGCTGGTCTGCAGTGCTCCCACCTCGAAGTGGAGGGCGATGGCCATCATTTTTACGCCACCGTGGTGTCGCCGGATTTTGCCGGCAAGCGCTTGATCGACCGTCACCGTCTGGTGAAGGAAGTGATTGCCACCCGTCTGGCCAGCAACGAAATCCACGCCCTTTCCATTGTCAAGGCCGCGACGCCGGACGAATGGGAAAAACTCCAAGGCTGATGCTGATATGGATAAATTGAGAATCTGCGGCAATGGTCCGCTAAATGGCGAAATCCGCGTATCCGGTGCCAAGAACGCGGCGCTGCCGATTCTGTGTACCAGCTTGCTGACTGCGGACACTATGCGCTTTACCAACGTGCCCATGTTGCGCGATATCTCCACCACCCAAAAGCTGCTGCAAGGCATGGGGGTAAGGGTGATGACCGACAATGTACACGAAATGGAAATCACCGCAGACCACCTGGATAGCCTGGTGGCACCGTATGATCTGGTGAAGACCATGCGCGCCTCCATCCTGGTGCTGGGCCCCACCCTGGCGCGTTTTGGCGAGGCGACCGTGTCCTTGCCCGGTGGCTGTGCCATTGGCAGCCGTCCAGTGGATCAGCACATCAAGGGGCTGGTGGCCATGGGGGCTGAGGTGGTCATCGAGCACGGTTATGTAAAGGCCAAAGCCAAACGCCTGCGTGGCGCGCATATCGTGATGGATGTGGTGACCGTTGGTGGTACCGAAAACCTGTTGATGGCAGCCGCGCTGGCCGATGGCACCACTATTCTGGAAAACGCCGCCCGTGAGCCGGAGGTGACTGATCTGGCCAACTGCCTGGTGGCCATGGGGGCGCGTATCAGCGGCATCGGTACCAACCGCCTGGTAATTGAAGGGGTGGACAAGCTGCATGGTTGTGAATACTCCATCATGCCTGACCGTATTGAAGCCGGTACTTTCCTGGTTGCTGCCGCCATGACGCAAGGGCATCTGATTCTGCGCAATGCGGCACCGCGCAGCATGGAGGCCGTGCTGGACAAGCTGGTGGAAGCCGGTGCGGTTGTCGAAGCGGGGGATGACTGGATTTCGCTGGACATGAAGCGCCGTCCCAAGGCCATCAGTTTCCGCACCCTGCCTTATCCGGCTTTCCCCACTGATATGCAGGCACAGCTGATGACGCTCAACTGCATTGCCGAGGGGGCCGGTGTAGTGACGGAAACCATCTTTGAAAACCGGTTCATGCATGTGCCGGAACTCAATCGCATGGGTGCGCGTATCGAGGTGGAAGGTAATACTGCTATGGTGCATGGCGTGGAGAAACTGTCGGGTGCCACCGTGATGGCAACCGATCTGCGCGCTTCTGCCAGCCTGGTGCTGGCGGGGCTGGTTGCACAAGGTGAAACCATTGTCGATCGCATCTATCACCTTGACCGTGGCTACGAATACATTGAGAAAAAACTGGGTGCGGTAGGCGCCCATATCGAGCGTATCAGCTGATTCCACTGGTGCCACACATGGTTGTGGCGATGTGTTTGACCAAATAAGGCATCAATTCTGGCTAAAATCAGCTTGATGCCTTTTTATTTGATCAAATTGATGGATTCCTGACACAATGCTGCAGCCGCAATGTCACATTGCCGGCCAAAGGGGAAGTAAACCGGCTGCCACTGCGCGCCCGGGGCTGCCAAGGCAGAGTCCCTGTCGACATCACAATAATCGAGCGGCAGATGGAGTTCACATGTTCACAACCATTAGAAACAAGATACTGGCCGGGAGTGGCCTGCTGATACTGGCGGGCTTTGCCTTGCTGATCGGGCTGAACGCCTATTCCCATTATCAGCAGGCACGTGAGCAGGTGCGCGACAATGCGCGCCTGTTGTCTGCACGGGAGGCTGGCAATGTCCAGCGGCTGTTGGAGTCTTCCTATCACACAGTGGAAACCCTGGCGGAAGCCGCGCTGGCGGTACGGCGGCGGCAGGCGGTGGATGGCCGGCAACTGGTTTCGGAAATGACGCGCGCGCAGTTACCGCATAACCCGGATGCGGTCGGTTACTGGGTGATTTGGGACCCGGATGCTTTTGATGGCCAGGACAAGAAGCTGGCCGGAACCCCCTTTAATGACAAGAATGGCCGTAGCGGGGTTTATTGGTTTAGCAAGGCAGGCAAGACCGATGTGGTGTGGGGGGGCGAAGGCGTGGATGGCAATGATTACTACGCCTTGCCAAAGACCTCGGGCAAGCCGGTATTGACCGAGCCCTATGTGGATGACGATATCAAGATACTGATGGGCACCCTGGCCATTCCCTTGCAGCAGGATGGCAAGGTGCTGGGCGTGGCGGGTGTCGACCTGGCGCTGGGTCATCTGCGCGAGCTGGCGGCCAGCGTGAAGCCCTACGGCAGTGGTGCCATGCGGCTGTATTCCAACAAGGGGATGCTGCTGGCCGGGCCGGAGCAGGGGCTGATCGGCAAGGCTGATCCAGCGCTGCCGCCTGAGGTACGGCAAGCCATCACCAGCGGCAGGCCTGCCGAATACTCTTCAGCGGACGGGCAGTGGCACTTCATCCTGCCGGTGCAGGTAGCCGGCGTTGCCCAGCCGTGGGCTGTTGGCATCAGCATTCCTCCCGCTGCAGCCTTGGCCCCGGTGTGGGCTGCCGTGTGGCAGTCTGTTGCGCTCAGCGCAGTGGTGTTGCTGGCTATTGTGCTGCTGTTGGGATTGACGCTTTCTTACCTGCTACGCCCGCTGGGACGTTTGCAAAAGGCCATGAGCGCTCTGGCAGGAGGCGGGGGAGATCTGACACGCCAACTGGAAATTGCCAGCGATGATGAAATTGGTGTGGCCGCCAGTGCCTTCAACCGCTTTACCGGCGCACTGCGCAACATGATGCTGGAGGTGCGCAGTCATGCAGCCGGGGTATCCGGCTCGGTACGTATCATGTCGCAAGATATCGGTCAGATACGGGATAGTTCATCCAGCCAGTCCGAGGCCGCCAATGCCACGGCGGCAAGCATTGAGCAATTGTCGGTTAGCATCAGCCTGATTGCCGATGCCAGCAAGTCCGCCGAGCAACTGGCGCAAGAGGCTGGCGGCATGTCAGCACAGGTGGCAGACACTGTGCATGCCACCGCGCGCGAAATCGGCGGGATTGCTGATACCGTCCGCGGCCTGGCCGGGCTGATGGCCGGGCTGCAACAGCGTTCTGGCGAGATCAGCAGCATTGTCAACGTGATACGGGATATTGCGGATCAGACCAATCTGCTGGCCCTGAACGCCGCCATCGAGGCCGCGCGCGCCGGTGAGCAAGGCCGTGGCTTTGCCGTGGTTGCCGATGAGGTGCGCAAGCTGGCCGAACGGACGGCGCAGGCCACGCTGGAGATTGGCGGCATGATCCAGCGGATACAGCAGGATACCCGGCAGGCTGCCGGCAGCATGGAAGGGGCGCTGACCCAGGTGGAAGGTGGCGTGCGGCAGGCGGAAATGGCTGCCACCTCCATCTCACGCATTACAGACAACAGCCAGCGAGTGGTACGGACGGTGGGAGACATTGCAATAGCCACCGCCGAGCAGTCCAGTGCCAGTCAGGAAATTGCCCAGCATATTGAAAGCATCCATAACATGCTGCAGCAGTCCGATGCCTCGGTGCGGCAAGCCTACCAGGCGATCGAAACCCTGCACCTGCTTGGTGACGAATTGGAGGGGCTGCTGGCGCGTTTTCGCCTGTAATCCGGTTATTGGCGATGTGAAAAAAGCGGCCAGGGCCGCTTTTTTGATAGACGCGATTCAGTGCAGTACCTGGATGCTTTCTTGCGGGTGATCGACACTGTAGGCGGCAATGGCTTCTTCCAGTAGCTCTGGTGTCAGGTATTGGCCATTGGATACTGCATGGCGCAGGCAGAGCGTGAGATATTCCAGGACTGGCTGGGGGATGAGGCGTTGTTCCATGATCTGCTCCATATAAATTATTAAGTTTATTCTAATATTAATGCTAAGCAGGCATTTGTGGCAGATCAACTGTGCCGCAGGAGAATGAAAAAAGCAGCCTGACGGCTGCTTTTTTTGTCCGGATGGCGGGCTATTGCGCTGCGGAAGCCGCTGCATGGGCCGCCGCAGAGGCTTCCGGATGGCTGCTGTCCGGCTGGGCGGGTGCCGCTTCTGCTGCGGGTGCCGAGGCAGAGGCAGGAGCGGTGGCGCCAACCAGATCATCGATGTTGACATCATCGCCCTGGGTGGGATTGGGTTGTCCCAGTTGCTTGGCCCGCAGTTGCAGGTAGCCATCCCGCATATAGGTGTAGGGGTCGATGGCGGCCGTTGCCAGACTGTCGTCCAGATCCAGATAACGGGCGCGGGTATTGACCCCGTAGACGCCGTAGAAGGCAATCGCCTCGTTACTGTTGTGATAGACCAGATGCTCAGGGCCATGGATACCCAGTGATACGCCCAGTCCCAGGCCGTCACGCACCGTGCTGGGGCCGAAGAATGGCAATACCAGGTAATTACTGCTCTTCCAGCCCCAGTGAGCAAAGGTGTCGCCCAGAGAGGTTTTGTTGTTCTTCAGCCCCGCCGGGGTGGCAATGTCGATCAGCCCGAACAAGCCGAAGGTGCTGTTGAGCGCAACCCGCATGATGTCGTTGAGTGCTTTTTCCGGTTCGGCTTGTAGCAGGTTGTTGGCCGCGCTGTATACATCCTTGAAGTTGTCAAAGAAGTTGCCCACGGCAGTGCGGAACGGCGCTGGCGTGATGGTGTGATAGCCTTGTGCTGCCGGCTTGATCACCCAGCGGTCTGCCTTGTCATTGAAGGCAAACATCGAGCGGTTGAACGATTCGTACGGGTCGAGCGCGGAGCTCGGCGGCGTGTTGGCGCAGCCAGCCAGCAGCAAGCTGGTTGCCACCAGGCCAGCGCGCAGAGTAAGTCGCGTGCCAGTCATGATTCAGTCTCCTTGCGGGCTGGCAAGCAGCGCACGCAGTGCATACAGCTCAACAAGATCGGATAGCCGGGCTGGCCAGTTCTGCAATAGCAGTTGCTGGCCAGCCTGTTCCGCGGCGCGGCGGCAGGCCAGCAGCAGGGCAACCGCCGAGGAGTCCGCCTCGGTGACACCGGATAGGTCCAGTTGCAGCGGCGCGCGCGCAGCACGGGCTGTCAGCGGGGCCAGCAGCTTGCCGCTGCTGTGCATGTCCAGCTTGCCGCTCAGGCGGCCCTGTCCGGCAGCGGTTTCCTCAAACATGGCCATCCCCCTTGCTTACTTGCCAGCCGGCAGGGCGGCGTTCTTGTCCTGCAGCATCTTGATCAGGCCATCAACACCACTCTTGTTGATTTCCTGATTGAACTGATTGCGGTAGACGGTGACCAGGCTGGCACCTTCCACGCTGACGTTGAATACTTTCCAGCCTTGCGCTGTCTTGTACAGGGTGTAGTCGACGGCAACCGGGCCCTTGTCATTGCCCGGCAGGCTGACCGAGGACTTGACCGTGGCTTCGCGGCCGCTGTTGCCCATGGTGGCATTGGGCTGGATGTCGATCTGTGCGTTCTTGAAGCGCGTCATGGTGGTGGAGTAGGTGCGGACCAGCAGGTTCTGGAATTGCTGGGTCAGGGCGCCTTGCTGGGCAGGCGTGGCCTGACGCCAGCCCAGGCCGACGGCCAGTGCGGTCATACGCTGGAAGTCGAACTGCGGCACAGCAACGGCTTCCACCTGCTGACGGATCTGCTTGGTGTTCTTGCCGTTTTCCTGTTTCAGGATATCCATCACCTGGCGCGAGGTTTCACGAACCTGCTCCACCGGATTGTCGCTGGCGGCCAGCACCTGGGTGCTCAGACCCAGCAGGACGAGGAAGGATGCAATGAATTTTTTCATGGTAGTTGTCATTCTTGATGAGTTGTGCACAAGGACCGTCATTATTGCGCTGCGGAAGCGCTGCTCTTGTTGTTGCCGCCGCTGAAGCTGGTCATGAACTTGCCGATCAACTGCTCCAGCACCAGGGCCGAGGAGGTCAGCGTAATGTGCTCACCCGGTTTCAGTTCATCCGGATCACCGCCTTGCAGCAGGCCGATGTACTGTTCGCCCAGCAGGCCGGCGGTAAGGATTTCCGCGCTGGCATCACGACTGAAGGTGTACTGTTTCTCCAGATTCAGGGTGACGCGGGCGCGGTAGGTCTTGGTGTCCAGTGTAATGGCTGCCACGCGGCCCACCACCACGCCGGCTTCCTTGATCGGTGCCTTTACCTTCAGGCCGCCGATATTGTCGAAGTCAGCATACAGGGTGTAGGTCTGATCGGCGCTTTGCGGCGTGAGATTGGCCACTTTCAGCGACAGGAATACGACGGCAGCAATGCCGATTGCCACGAACAGGCCAACCCACAAATCAATAGTAGAGCGTTTCATTCCCTATTTCCTAGAACATGAAGGCGGTGAGGACGAAGTCCACCGCCAGGATAACCAAGGCCGAGGTCACCACCGTGCGGGTAGTGGCGGCAGATACGCCAGCCGCGGTCGGCGTGGCATCGTAACCTTCGAATACGGCGATCAGGGTGACGACAATGCCGAAGCACAGGCTCTTGATCAGGCCGTTGACCACGTCGTAGTGCAGGTCGACATTGTTCTGCATCTGCGACCAGAAGGTGCCGGAATCCAAACCTATCATCACCACGCCAATCAGATAGCCGCCAAAGATGCCCATTACATTGAACATGGCAGCCAGGATGGGCATGGAGATGACGCCGGCCCAGAAGCGTGGTGCTACCACGCGGGCGATGGGGTTGACCGCCATCACGCTCATGGCATCCAGTTGTTCGGTGGCTTTCATCAGGCCGATTTCGGCGGTCATGGCACTGCCGGCACGGCTGGAGAACAGCAAGGCAGCCAGAACCGGGCCCAGTTCGCGCAGCAGGGACAGCGCCACCAGCGCGCCCAGTGCATCGGCCGAACCAAAGCGCGACAGGGTGTTGTAGCCCTGCAGGCCCAGCACCATGCCGACAAACAGGCCGGATACCACCACGATGATCACCGACATCACGCCGGCGAAGTAGATTTCGCGGATGGTGAGGTTAAAACGCAGCAGGCTCTGGCCGGAATAGCGCAGTATGGCCAGCAGGAAGCGCGAGATGAAGCCCAGCCGCCAGATGGCGTTGATGGTGCTGTGGCCCAGTCGGCGCAGCGGCGACAGCAGCAATTCAGTCATGCTGGCTTCCTTTCAGACCCAGGTCCTGCTGCAGCGTGCTGCTGGCAGGGTAGGCAAAGTGGACCGGACCATCGGCCTCTCCCCACATGAACTGGTGTACCCAGGGCGACGGGGAGGCGCGGATTTCTTCCGGCGTGCCGTCGGCGACAATTTCACCATTGGAGACAAAGTAGACGTAGTCGACGATGTCCAGCGATTTGTGTACATCGTGGGTCACCATGATGGAGGTGGTGCCCAGCGCATCGTTGAGTTTCTTGATCAGGTGGGCAATCACGCCCAGCGAGATCGGATCCAGGCCGGTGAACGGCTCATCGTACAGCATCAGTTGCGGATCAAGTGCAATGGCGCGGGCCAGTGCCACCCGGCGTGCCATGCCGCCAGACAGTTCTGCCGGCATCAGTCCCTGCGTGCCGCGCAGCCCCACGGCGGAAAGTTTCATGATTACCAGGTCATGAATCATGCTTTCCGGCAGGCGGGTGTGCTCACGGATGGGGAAGGCGACATTATCTTCTACCGACAGGTCGGTAAACAGCGCGCCAAACTGGAACAGCATGCCCATGCGGCGGCGATGCTCGAACAGCTCGGCATGGTTCATGCCGGCTAGATCGCGCCCATCAACCAGCACCTGTCCGGAAACGGGGCGAATCTGGCCGGAAATCAGGCGCAGCATTGTGGTTTTGCCACTGCCGCTGCCCCCCATGATGGCGACCAGCTTGCCACGCGGAATGGCGAGGCTGATGTTGTTCAGGATGGGACGTTCGCCGTAGGCGAAGCTGACATTCCTGAATTCGATGAAATGGTCTGAAGACACGGATTTTCCGGATAAAAAACGCGGTTGAAGTTCCTGCCCGAAGTGGGTGTGGAACAGCTGGATTTTATAGAGTTGTGTGCTACTCGCCAAATATTCAAGGTTTCGGCATGTAACGATGGTGCCTGCCACTGCCGTGGTATGGCAAGTTTTGCTGCGACTAGTTTTTAAACAAGTTTGAAGCTGTGCTAAAAAATTGCTGGCGCTATTATTTCATTGGCATGAAGGGGCGGCAAGCCAGCCATTGTCACCGCTGGTGTTGGTACGGTGATTGTGCAAGCAAAAGACCCGGCCAGGCCGGGTCCCTGACGCGGCAGGTCGACGATGGGCGACCCGCCACTGCCTGTTTACACGCCGCGCAGCAGGTCGTTGATGCTGGTCTTGCTGCGGGTTTGTGCATCCACCTTCTTGACGATAACGGCGCAGTACAGGCTGTGGCTGCCATCCTTGGACGGCAGGTTGCCCGATACCACTACCGAGCCCGGCGGGATGCGGCCATAAGTTACTTCGCCGGTTTCGCGGTCGTAGATCTTGGTGGACTGGCCGATGTAAACACCCATGGAGATGACCGAGCCTTCGCCCACGATCACGCCTTCCACCACTTCGGAGCGCGCACCGATGAAGCAGTTGTCTTCAATGATGGTGGGGCCTGCTTGCAGCGGTTCCAGTACGCCGCCAATGCCGACGCCGCCGGACAGGTGTACGTTCTTGCCGATCTGGGCGCAGGAGCCGACGGTAGCCCAGGTGTCCACCATGGTGCCTTCATCCACATAGGCACCGATATTGACGTAGGACGGCATCAGCACGGTGTTCTTGGCAATGAAGCTGCCCTTGCGTGCCACGGCACCCGGCACCACGCGGAAGCCGGCTTCCTTGAAGTGGGCTTCGCTCCAGTCGTGGAACTTGGTGTCTACCTTGTCGAAGTAACGGCTGACGCCATCGTCCTGCACCACGTTGTCGCGAATGCGGAAAGACAGCAGCACGGCTTTTTTCACCCACTGGTTGACCACCCAGTCGCCGTCCACTTTTTCGGCCACGCGCAGGCGGCCATTATCCAACTCGTCGATAACCTGGCTGATGGCAGCCTTCAGTTCGACCGAAACGGTGGCGGGGGTGATGTCGGCGCGCTTTTCGAACGCCTCTTCGATCAATGCTTGGATCGGATGCATGTGATGGAGTCCTTTGGCAAGGTGAATGGAAACAGTCATAGCTGGTGGATGTCGTTTATATGGTTGTTGTCTTGACGAAACGCACGATGCGTTCGGCGGCAGCCTGACATTCTGCCAGTGTCGCGACCAGAGCGATACGGATATAGCCGCTGCCCGGGTTTACACCGTGGGCGGTGCGGGCCAGGAAGGAGCCCGGCAGCACGGTAATGTGCTCCTGCTCGAACAGGGCGCGGGCAAAGGCGGTGTCATCGCCACCGGGTACTTTGGCCCACAGGTAGAAGCTGGCATCCGGCAGGCTGACCTCCAGTACCTCGGCCAGCAGCGGGGTGACGGCCTGGAACTTGGCAATATACGCGGCGCGGTTTGCTTCGACATGCGCTTCATCGTTCCAGGCTGCCACGCTGGCCGCCTGGATGGTGGGGCTCATCGCACCGCCCTGATAGGTGCGGTACAGCATGAACTTGGCCAGCAGGGCCGCGTCGCCGGCAACAAAGCCGGAACGCATGCCCGGTGCATTGGAGCGCTTGGACAGGCTGGTGAACATCACCAGTCGCTCAAAACCGCGGCCCAGCTTGCTGGCGGCTTCCAGCCCGCCCAGCGGCGGCTGGCCGAAGTGGATTTCCGAATAGCACTCGTCGCTGGCAATCACAAAGCCGTAGCGGTCGGACAGGGCGAACAGGTTTTTCCAGTCGTCCAGCGACATCACGGCTCCGGTGGGATTGCCCGGACTGCAGACGAAGACCAACTGGGTGCGTGCCCATACGCTTTCCGGCACGCTGGCCCAGTCTGGCTGAAAACCTGTGCTGGCGGTGCAGTTGACATAAAAGGGTTCCGCCCCTGCCAGCAGTGCCGCGCCTTCGTAAATCTGGTAAAACGGATTGGGTGAAATCACCACTGGTTTTTCAGCCTGCTGGCTGTTGACCACTGTCTGCACAAAAGCGAACAGGGCTTCGCGACTGCCATTGACCGGCAGGATTTCCTTTTCGGCATCCAGCTCCAGGCCGTAGCGGCGTTGCATCCAGTTG contains the following coding sequences:
- the mlaD gene encoding outer membrane lipid asymmetry maintenance protein MlaD → MKRSTIDLWVGLFVAIGIAAVVFLSLKVANLTPQSADQTYTLYADFDNIGGLKVKAPIKEAGVVVGRVAAITLDTKTYRARVTLNLEKQYTFSRDASAEILTAGLLGEQYIGLLQGGDPDELKPGEHITLTSSALVLEQLIGKFMTSFSGGNNKSSASAAQ
- a CDS encoding BolA family protein, which translates into the protein MISAEQVKQYIAAGLQCSHLEVEGDGHHFYATVVSPDFAGKRLIDRHRLVKEVIATRLASNEIHALSIVKAATPDEWEKLQG
- the dapD gene encoding 2,3,4,5-tetrahydropyridine-2,6-dicarboxylate N-succinyltransferase is translated as MHPIQALIEEAFEKRADITPATVSVELKAAISQVIDELDNGRLRVAEKVDGDWVVNQWVKKAVLLSFRIRDNVVQDDGVSRYFDKVDTKFHDWSEAHFKEAGFRVVPGAVARKGSFIAKNTVLMPSYVNIGAYVDEGTMVDTWATVGSCAQIGKNVHLSGGVGIGGVLEPLQAGPTIIEDNCFIGARSEVVEGVIVGEGSVISMGVYIGQSTKIYDRETGEVTYGRIPPGSVVVSGNLPSKDGSHSLYCAVIVKKVDAQTRSKTSINDLLRGV
- a CDS encoding VacJ family lipoprotein, with translation MTGTRLTLRAGLVATSLLLAGCANTPPSSALDPYESFNRSMFAFNDKADRWVIKPAAQGYHTITPAPFRTAVGNFFDNFKDVYSAANNLLQAEPEKALNDIMRVALNSTFGLFGLIDIATPAGLKNNKTSLGDTFAHWGWKSSNYLVLPFFGPSTVRDGLGLGVSLGIHGPEHLVYHNSNEAIAFYGVYGVNTRARYLDLDDSLATAAIDPYTYMRDGYLQLRAKQLGQPNPTQGDDVNIDDLVGATAPASASAPAAEAAPAQPDSSHPEASAAAHAAASAAQ
- a CDS encoding ABC transporter permease encodes the protein MQGFLTLFRKELVRFWKVAFQTVAAPVLTALMYQLIFSHVMSRHVEAYPGVSYTAFLIPGLAMMSMAQNAFANSSSSLIQSKITGNIVFLLLPPLTALEFFAAYMLAAIVRGLAVGAGVLLVTAWFGLPLPSHPLWVVLFGILGCGVLGTLGVIAGIWAEKFDQLAAFQNFLIMPLTFLSGVFYSINSLPPFWYAVSHGNPVFFMIDGFRYGFFGQADVSPWLSLGVVGGSFILLSGLALWLIKSGYKLRH
- the dapC gene encoding succinyldiaminopimelate transaminase: MNPHLDSLQPYPFQRLRQLMAGAVPADKPHINLSIGEPKHPTPEVIKQALVASLGGLSVYPATLGSVELRQSCANWMQRRYGLELDAEKEILPVNGSREALFAFVQTVVNSQQAEKPVVISPNPFYQIYEGAALLAGAEPFYVNCTASTGFQPDWASVPESVWARTQLVFVCSPGNPTGAVMSLDDWKNLFALSDRYGFVIASDECYSEIHFGQPPLGGLEAASKLGRGFERLVMFTSLSKRSNAPGMRSGFVAGDAALLAKFMLYRTYQGGAMSPTIQAASVAAWNDEAHVEANRAAYIAKFQAVTPLLAEVLEVSLPDASFYLWAKVPGGDDTAFARALFEQEHITVLPGSFLARTAHGVNPGSGYIRIALVATLAECQAAAERIVRFVKTTTI
- a CDS encoding methyl-accepting chemotaxis protein, with protein sequence MFTTIRNKILAGSGLLILAGFALLIGLNAYSHYQQAREQVRDNARLLSAREAGNVQRLLESSYHTVETLAEAALAVRRRQAVDGRQLVSEMTRAQLPHNPDAVGYWVIWDPDAFDGQDKKLAGTPFNDKNGRSGVYWFSKAGKTDVVWGGEGVDGNDYYALPKTSGKPVLTEPYVDDDIKILMGTLAIPLQQDGKVLGVAGVDLALGHLRELAASVKPYGSGAMRLYSNKGMLLAGPEQGLIGKADPALPPEVRQAITSGRPAEYSSADGQWHFILPVQVAGVAQPWAVGISIPPAAALAPVWAAVWQSVALSAVVLLAIVLLLGLTLSYLLRPLGRLQKAMSALAGGGGDLTRQLEIASDDEIGVAASAFNRFTGALRNMMLEVRSHAAGVSGSVRIMSQDIGQIRDSSSSQSEAANATAASIEQLSVSISLIADASKSAEQLAQEAGGMSAQVADTVHATAREIGGIADTVRGLAGLMAGLQQRSGEISSIVNVIRDIADQTNLLALNAAIEAARAGEQGRGFAVVADEVRKLAERTAQATLEIGGMIQRIQQDTRQAAGSMEGALTQVEGGVRQAEMAATSISRITDNSQRVVRTVGDIAIATAEQSSASQEIAQHIESIHNMLQQSDASVRQAYQAIETLHLLGDELEGLLARFRL
- a CDS encoding MlaC/ttg2D family ABC transporter substrate-binding protein; protein product: MKKFIASFLVLLGLSTQVLAASDNPVEQVRETSRQVMDILKQENGKNTKQIRQQVEAVAVPQFDFQRMTALAVGLGWRQATPAQQGALTQQFQNLLVRTYSTTMTRFKNAQIDIQPNATMGNSGREATVKSSVSLPGNDKGPVAVDYTLYKTAQGWKVFNVSVEGASLVTVYRNQFNQEINKSGVDGLIKMLQDKNAALPAGK
- the mlaE gene encoding lipid asymmetry maintenance ABC transporter permease subunit MlaE — translated: MTELLLSPLRRLGHSTINAIWRLGFISRFLLAILRYSGQSLLRFNLTIREIYFAGVMSVIIVVVSGLFVGMVLGLQGYNTLSRFGSADALGALVALSLLRELGPVLAALLFSSRAGSAMTAEIGLMKATEQLDAMSVMAVNPIARVVAPRFWAGVISMPILAAMFNVMGIFGGYLIGVVMIGLDSGTFWSQMQNNVDLHYDVVNGLIKSLCFGIVVTLIAVFEGYDATPTAAGVSAATTRTVVTSALVILAVDFVLTAFMF
- a CDS encoding ABC transporter ATP-binding protein, giving the protein MSSDHFIEFRNVSFAYGERPILNNISLAIPRGKLVAIMGGSGSGKTTMLRLISGQIRPVSGQVLVDGRDLAGMNHAELFEHRRRMGMLFQFGALFTDLSVEDNVAFPIREHTRLPESMIHDLVIMKLSAVGLRGTQGLMPAELSGGMARRVALARAIALDPQLMLYDEPFTGLDPISLGVIAHLIKKLNDALGTTSIMVTHDVHKSLDIVDYVYFVSNGEIVADGTPEEIRASPSPWVHQFMWGEADGPVHFAYPASSTLQQDLGLKGSQHD
- the murA gene encoding UDP-N-acetylglucosamine 1-carboxyvinyltransferase: MDKLRICGNGPLNGEIRVSGAKNAALPILCTSLLTADTMRFTNVPMLRDISTTQKLLQGMGVRVMTDNVHEMEITADHLDSLVAPYDLVKTMRASILVLGPTLARFGEATVSLPGGCAIGSRPVDQHIKGLVAMGAEVVIEHGYVKAKAKRLRGAHIVMDVVTVGGTENLLMAAALADGTTILENAAREPEVTDLANCLVAMGARISGIGTNRLVIEGVDKLHGCEYSIMPDRIEAGTFLVAAAMTQGHLILRNAAPRSMEAVLDKLVEAGAVVEAGDDWISLDMKRRPKAISFRTLPYPAFPTDMQAQLMTLNCIAEGAGVVTETIFENRFMHVPELNRMGARIEVEGNTAMVHGVEKLSGATVMATDLRASASLVLAGLVAQGETIVDRIYHLDRGYEYIEKKLGAVGAHIERIS
- a CDS encoding STAS domain-containing protein, yielding MFEETAAGQGRLSGKLDMHSSGKLLAPLTARAARAPLQLDLSGVTEADSSAVALLLACRRAAEQAGQQLLLQNWPARLSDLVELYALRALLASPQGD